A portion of the Candidatus Pristimantibacillus lignocellulolyticus genome contains these proteins:
- a CDS encoding UvrD-helicase domain-containing protein, which produces MNSEFLQEQKRVDDVMETIAEQISKLEEETSLRKNEVVNIRKNFGDEIKVNMDSFDDFLETVISLRQETQALSVSQSTHKHASKRLSTLRRMQKIPYFGRIDFIEEGMPHQEKVYIGISSLMDKSGEDFLIYDWRSTISSVYYDYEPGPAQYETPGGIIQGELKKKWQYHIREGVLHSMFDTSLTIGDEILQQVLGQGTDKHMHSIVATIQQEQNRIIRHDHGRLLIVHGAAGSGKTSAALQRIAYLLYKYRDRLKAYQIILFSPNSMFNSYVSNVLPELGEENMQQVTFQEYMDHRLSKEFQVENPYEQLEYVLTTANTPSHRSRVSGIQFKASTYFFEVIKSYRNSLELSGMIFKNINFRGKPIVTVEQISDEFYSNDSSINFHNRLEKLMEWLIKLVSETERVEQEKPWVQEEIELLSNEEYYQAHAYLAKKRGFNREAIADYEMEPEALAQLIVRQKLKPLRKSIRELQFIDVKSIYKQLFIDPKQIKQWLVGETPEEWADICQSTTEMLDEGKLLYEDATPYLLMKELIEGFQTNNAIKHILVDEAQDYSPFQFEFIKRLFPSARITVLGDFNQAIFVHANEMIDFSILSNLYGQEETEVINMTRSYRSTKPIIEFTRKLVPNGQQIIPFERSGVLPVLTQLSDREELHRCINSKVEILRSDGYHSIAIICKSAEESKNAYVAMSNVENIKLIENDSPHYEQGVVIIPSYLSKGIEFEAVIIYDASELVYSDESLRRVFYTVCTRAMHSLKLYCIGEPNPFLREAIQEGLVQV; this is translated from the coding sequence ATGAATTCGGAGTTTCTGCAGGAGCAAAAACGTGTGGATGATGTAATGGAGACGATTGCGGAGCAAATTAGTAAGTTAGAGGAAGAAACTTCACTACGAAAAAACGAAGTCGTAAATATTCGCAAAAACTTTGGGGATGAAATTAAGGTGAATATGGATAGCTTTGATGATTTTCTTGAGACAGTGATCAGTTTAAGACAAGAAACTCAAGCACTGTCCGTAAGTCAAAGCACCCACAAACATGCTTCTAAGAGACTATCTACGTTGCGCCGTATGCAGAAAATTCCTTACTTCGGCAGAATTGATTTTATAGAAGAAGGAATGCCACATCAAGAAAAGGTCTATATAGGTATTTCCTCCCTTATGGATAAGAGTGGAGAGGATTTTCTTATCTATGACTGGAGATCAACAATTTCAAGCGTTTACTATGATTACGAACCAGGTCCTGCCCAGTATGAAACGCCTGGAGGCATCATCCAAGGGGAATTGAAGAAGAAGTGGCAATATCACATCCGCGAAGGTGTACTTCATTCTATGTTCGATACAAGTCTCACTATTGGTGATGAGATTTTGCAGCAGGTTCTCGGTCAAGGAACAGATAAACATATGCATAGTATAGTAGCTACGATTCAGCAGGAGCAAAACCGGATTATCCGTCATGATCACGGAAGGTTGCTCATTGTTCATGGTGCAGCGGGCAGTGGTAAGACATCTGCCGCTTTACAGCGAATTGCTTATTTGCTCTACAAATATCGTGATAGACTGAAGGCTTATCAGATTATTCTATTTTCACCTAATTCAATGTTCAACAGTTATGTATCCAATGTTCTGCCGGAACTCGGCGAAGAAAATATGCAGCAGGTTACATTTCAGGAATACATGGATCATCGATTAAGCAAAGAGTTTCAGGTTGAGAATCCTTATGAGCAATTGGAATATGTGTTAACTACAGCTAATACCCCTTCACATCGTTCAAGAGTGTCGGGCATTCAATTCAAAGCATCTACCTATTTTTTTGAAGTCATAAAGTCATATAGAAATTCACTAGAGTTATCTGGAATGATATTCAAAAACATTAACTTTCGAGGAAAGCCAATAGTTACTGTTGAGCAAATTTCAGATGAATTTTATAGCAATGACAGCTCAATCAACTTCCATAATAGACTTGAGAAGTTAATGGAATGGCTCATTAAGTTAGTTTCGGAAACCGAAAGAGTGGAACAAGAGAAGCCATGGGTTCAGGAAGAAATTGAGCTTCTTAGCAACGAGGAATATTATCAAGCACATGCTTACTTAGCGAAAAAACGAGGCTTTAATAGAGAAGCGATTGCCGACTATGAGATGGAGCCGGAAGCACTAGCACAACTAATTGTTCGCCAGAAATTGAAGCCGTTGCGAAAAAGTATTCGGGAGCTTCAGTTCATCGATGTTAAGAGTATATACAAACAGCTTTTTATAGATCCCAAGCAAATCAAACAGTGGTTAGTGGGGGAAACACCCGAGGAGTGGGCGGATATATGTCAATCGACAACTGAAATGCTAGATGAAGGTAAATTATTATATGAAGATGCTACTCCTTATTTATTAATGAAAGAATTGATTGAAGGTTTTCAGACTAATAACGCGATAAAACATATACTTGTTGACGAGGCACAGGACTATTCGCCATTTCAGTTCGAGTTTATAAAACGATTGTTTCCATCGGCGAGGATTACTGTGCTAGGTGATTTTAATCAGGCGATTTTCGTGCATGCCAATGAAATGATAGATTTTAGCATACTTAGCAACTTATACGGACAAGAAGAAACAGAAGTCATTAACATGACGCGCAGCTACCGTTCAACAAAACCAATTATTGAATTTACACGTAAATTAGTTCCGAACGGGCAGCAGATTATACCTTTTGAACGTTCAGGGGTATTGCCAGTACTGACACAATTGTCTGATCGAGAAGAATTGCACCGCTGCATCAATTCTAAAGTCGAAATTTTACGAAGTGATGGTTATCATAGTATCGCGATAATATGTAAATCAGCGGAGGAAAGCAAGAACGCATATGTAGCGATGTCTAACGTTGAAAATATTAAACTCATAGAAAATGACTCCCCACATTATGAACAAGGAGTTGTCATCATACCATCGTATTTATCCAAAGGCATCGAATTCGAAGCTGTCATCATTTATGATGCATCTGAGTTAGTTTACAGTGATGAGAGCCTGCGCAGAGTTTTTTACACGGTTTGTACTAGAGCAATGCATAGTTTAAAGCTTTATTGCATAGGTGAACCGAACCCGTTTTTACGTGAAGCTATACAGGAAGGGCTAGTTCAAGTTTGA
- a CDS encoding mechanosensitive ion channel family protein: protein MKFIISQLEQYGMGPTTVTYLSNIIMISFIAVICILANYIAQKIVLKIVIHIITNNKYTWDNIILEKKVFHNLSHIVPAIIVYFFGSAFPAYQLLIEKGAATYIIIVAIIVINALLNAIDDIYRSFDVSKVKPIKGYIQVVKIFLFIIGGIVVISIVFGQNPLIILSSLGALSAIFMLIFKDSILGLVAGVQLSSNDMVRVGDWIEMPKYSADGDVIEITLNTVKVMNFDKTITTIPSYALISDSFKNWRSMQVSGGRRIKRSINIDTNSIRFCTQEMIDEFTEIHYLAEYMKARVNEIDQYNTKNHINTTNKVNGRQLTNIGVFRVYIQQYLKNHPKIHKEMTLIVRQLAPADNGLPLEIYAFTNDTNWAVYESIQSDIFDHIFAVAPAFGLRAFQNPSGYDVTHLKVRDLAN, encoded by the coding sequence ATGAAATTCATTATAAGTCAACTAGAACAATACGGAATGGGCCCAACAACAGTTACTTATCTATCAAATATTATTATGATTAGTTTTATAGCTGTGATCTGCATACTGGCAAATTATATAGCTCAAAAAATAGTGCTAAAGATCGTTATTCATATTATAACGAACAATAAATACACATGGGACAATATTATCTTAGAGAAGAAAGTTTTTCACAATTTATCTCATATCGTTCCCGCCATTATTGTCTATTTTTTTGGGTCAGCATTTCCTGCCTATCAATTATTGATCGAAAAGGGTGCAGCAACTTATATAATTATAGTAGCTATTATCGTTATTAACGCGTTGCTTAATGCTATTGATGATATTTATCGATCATTTGACGTATCCAAGGTCAAACCAATCAAGGGATATATTCAAGTTGTCAAAATATTTCTATTTATTATTGGTGGTATTGTAGTTATTTCGATCGTCTTCGGACAAAATCCATTGATCATTCTTAGTAGTCTTGGTGCATTATCAGCTATTTTTATGTTAATCTTTAAGGACTCAATATTAGGTTTAGTAGCAGGTGTTCAATTATCTTCGAATGATATGGTACGTGTGGGTGATTGGATTGAGATGCCGAAGTACAGTGCAGATGGTGATGTCATAGAAATCACTTTGAATACAGTTAAAGTGATGAATTTTGATAAAACGATCACTACAATCCCTAGTTATGCTTTAATTTCTGATTCATTCAAAAATTGGAGAAGTATGCAAGTTTCAGGTGGTAGAAGAATTAAGCGTTCCATTAATATTGATACGAACAGCATCCGCTTTTGTACGCAGGAAATGATTGATGAATTTACAGAGATTCATTATCTTGCTGAATACATGAAGGCAAGAGTGAACGAAATTGATCAGTATAATACGAAGAATCACATTAACACAACTAATAAAGTGAATGGTAGACAGCTTACGAATATTGGGGTATTCAGAGTGTACATTCAGCAATATCTTAAAAATCATCCAAAAATTCATAAAGAAATGACGCTAATTGTTAGGCAACTCGCGCCAGCAGATAATGGATTACCGTTGGAAATTTACGCTTTCACCAATGATACCAATTGGGCGGTATATGAATCTATTCAGTCAGACATCTTTGATCATATTTTTGCAGTAGCTCCGGCATTTGGGCTACGGGCGTTCCAAAATCCATCGGGATATGATGTTACTCATTTGAAAGTACGAGATCTAGCAAATTAA
- a CDS encoding DUF4981 domain-containing protein: MTTTIPKLEWLTDTEVFAVNRVQAHSDHKYYETFDEAIQRAPMALRHSLNGNWKFQYSPNPIDRPMTFFESNHDSSSWGYIEVPGHIQLQGHGKPQYVNTMYPWDGQHELRPPAVAMNDNPVGSYITYFNIPSNMKDKKTYISFQGVESAFYVWLNGQFVGYSEDSFTPSEFELSPYLIDGENKLAVEVYQRSTGSWLEDQDFWRFSGIFRDVYLYAVPEIHVQDMFIHADLDDTYTKGALSVDFTMQTDKGYNIAMQLYDANGAPVAETNSTNSSSNKVTVNLDAGEVNPWSAESPYLYELFVMVSDENGELIEVIPHRVGFRRFEMINKVMHINGQRIVFKGVNRHEFNSRRGRAITDEDMLWDIKTIKQNNLNAVRTSHYPNQSLWYELCDEYGIYLIDEMNLETHGSWQKMGAVEPSWNVPENKEEWQDIVMDRAISMVERDKNHPSILIWSVGNEAYAGQVLLNVANYFRSSDPSRLVHYEGVFHNRNYNDTSDMESRMYAKPADIEEYLNDNPDKPYISCEYMHAMGNSVGGMHKYTELENKYAMYQGGFIWDYIDQVIVKEDRYGKEFLAYGGDFDDRSTDYNFCTNGIVYADRQVSPKMQEVKFLYQNMKLTPDANGVNIVNENLFIGTEGYELVIALHHNGELVEDIAMDIDVPAGNESYIPVDFYTEFEAGEYAVTASLNLKEATLWAEAGHEVAFGQHIFVVEAEEVAPMKRTFRVAEGDVNIGVHGRDFSIMFSKQAGTLISVNYAGREMIAGQPAPLFWRAMTDNDKGFAQGFESGAWFAASLTRKCVNLELIETDNSVTVKYTYKLNISDAVTVTVAYTVSEGGAIHVKSEYFGAENLPKLPIFALSFKVPADYDQLDWYAMGPDENYIDRAFGARLMTFSNEAKDNVSAYVVPQESGNRTGVRRVAVTNKLGQGIKLTSPATAPVECNISPYTAFELESAMHHYELPNVHYTVVTVAGKQMGVGGDDSWGAPVHDEYLIPANQNLSFEFTIERA, translated from the coding sequence ATGACAACGACTATACCAAAACTGGAATGGCTAACGGATACGGAAGTATTTGCCGTGAATCGGGTACAAGCTCATTCAGATCACAAATATTATGAGACATTTGATGAAGCCATTCAAAGAGCTCCTATGGCATTACGTCATTCACTAAATGGCAACTGGAAATTTCAATATTCTCCTAATCCAATTGATCGTCCTATGACTTTTTTTGAAAGTAATCATGATAGTTCAAGCTGGGGATATATCGAAGTTCCTGGTCATATCCAACTACAAGGACATGGTAAGCCGCAGTATGTGAATACGATGTATCCTTGGGATGGTCAACACGAACTTAGACCACCTGCAGTTGCGATGAATGATAATCCAGTTGGTAGTTATATTACTTATTTTAATATCCCTTCAAATATGAAAGACAAAAAAACATATATCTCGTTCCAAGGTGTAGAATCAGCGTTTTACGTTTGGTTGAATGGTCAATTCGTTGGTTATAGTGAAGATAGCTTCACACCTTCAGAATTTGAATTAAGTCCTTACTTAATCGACGGTGAGAACAAACTAGCTGTTGAAGTTTATCAACGTAGTACGGGAAGTTGGCTAGAAGATCAAGATTTCTGGCGTTTCTCAGGTATTTTCCGTGATGTATACTTGTATGCTGTACCGGAAATTCATGTACAAGACATGTTTATCCATGCTGATCTAGATGATACGTATACAAAAGGTGCTCTTTCTGTAGACTTTACTATGCAAACAGATAAAGGTTACAACATTGCTATGCAGCTATATGATGCTAATGGTGCACCAGTTGCTGAAACGAATTCTACAAATAGTTCGTCTAATAAAGTAACGGTTAATCTCGATGCTGGTGAAGTGAATCCTTGGAGTGCAGAATCTCCATACCTATATGAACTTTTCGTAATGGTTTCAGATGAAAATGGTGAATTGATAGAAGTTATTCCTCATCGTGTTGGCTTCCGTCGCTTTGAAATGATAAATAAAGTGATGCATATTAATGGTCAACGTATTGTCTTCAAAGGTGTAAACCGTCATGAATTCAATAGCCGTCGCGGTCGTGCAATTACGGATGAAGATATGCTATGGGATATTAAAACAATTAAACAAAACAATTTGAATGCTGTTCGTACTTCACATTATCCTAATCAATCGCTTTGGTATGAGCTATGTGATGAGTACGGTATTTATCTTATCGATGAGATGAACCTTGAAACACATGGTTCTTGGCAGAAGATGGGGGCAGTTGAACCATCTTGGAACGTTCCAGAAAACAAGGAAGAATGGCAAGATATTGTAATGGATCGTGCGATTTCTATGGTTGAACGTGATAAGAATCATCCTTCCATTCTAATTTGGTCTGTAGGTAATGAAGCCTATGCAGGACAAGTATTATTAAACGTTGCAAACTACTTCCGTAGTAGCGACCCGTCTCGTCTTGTACATTATGAAGGAGTATTCCACAACCGTAACTACAATGATACAAGTGATATGGAAAGTCGTATGTATGCAAAACCAGCAGATATCGAAGAGTATTTGAATGATAACCCAGACAAGCCTTATATTAGTTGTGAGTATATGCACGCGATGGGGAACTCTGTCGGAGGTATGCATAAATACACTGAGCTTGAAAATAAATACGCGATGTATCAAGGTGGGTTCATCTGGGATTACATCGATCAAGTGATTGTGAAAGAGGATCGTTATGGCAAGGAGTTCCTTGCTTATGGTGGAGATTTTGATGATCGTTCTACAGATTACAATTTCTGTACAAATGGTATTGTATACGCAGATCGCCAAGTATCACCAAAAATGCAAGAAGTGAAATTCCTCTATCAGAACATGAAGTTAACGCCTGACGCGAACGGTGTAAATATCGTCAATGAGAATTTGTTTATTGGTACGGAAGGATATGAACTTGTTATCGCACTACATCACAACGGTGAATTAGTTGAAGATATTGCAATGGATATTGATGTGCCAGCAGGAAATGAATCTTATATTCCAGTTGATTTCTATACAGAATTCGAAGCGGGTGAGTATGCAGTTACAGCTTCATTGAATTTGAAAGAAGCAACGCTGTGGGCAGAAGCTGGACATGAAGTCGCTTTTGGTCAACATATCTTTGTTGTTGAAGCTGAGGAAGTGGCGCCAATGAAACGTACATTCCGCGTAGCTGAAGGTGATGTAAATATTGGGGTTCATGGCAGAGACTTTAGCATTATGTTCTCTAAGCAAGCTGGTACACTAATCTCTGTGAACTATGCTGGTCGTGAGATGATTGCTGGTCAACCTGCACCATTGTTCTGGAGAGCGATGACAGACAATGATAAAGGGTTTGCACAAGGTTTTGAGTCAGGTGCATGGTTTGCAGCGAGCTTAACTCGTAAATGTGTTAATCTTGAGCTTATCGAAACTGACAATTCTGTAACTGTTAAATACACTTATAAATTAAACATTAGTGACGCAGTAACCGTGACTGTTGCTTATACGGTATCTGAAGGTGGAGCGATTCATGTAAAATCAGAATACTTTGGTGCAGAGAACTTACCAAAACTTCCGATCTTCGCACTTTCCTTCAAAGTTCCAGCAGATTATGATCAATTAGATTGGTATGCAATGGGACCAGATGAGAACTATATCGATCGTGCTTTCGGCGCTCGTCTAATGACATTCAGTAATGAAGCAAAAGATAATGTATCAGCATATGTTGTACCACAAGAATCAGGTAACCGTACTGGCGTACGTCGTGTTGCAGTAACGAATAAGCTTGGTCAAGGTATCAAGTTAACTTCTCCTGCAACAGCACCTGTTGAGTGCAATATTTCGCCATACACTGCTTTCGAACTTGAAAGTGCAATGCATCATTATGAATTGCCCAATGTTCACTATACCGTTGTAACGGTAGCTGGTAAACAAATGGGTGTTGGCGGTGACGATAGCTGGGGTGCTCCAGTACATGATGAGTATCTAATTCCAGCCAATCAAAACTTAAGCTTCGAGTTCACGATTGAACGTGCTTAA
- a CDS encoding carbohydrate ABC transporter permease: protein MSKLKSFFIYLFLIVAAIVSIFPFLWMIVSATNTSADVTQGTILPGSHLIENIKNLFATVDIGPALWNSAKISISTTVLSLLIASLAGYGFEIYRSKAKDRVFSILLLSMMIPFAAIMVPLFQMFSKVSATAPGIGVDTLAGVILPTVTTAFLIFFFRQNSKMFPKDLLEAGRIDGLTELGLFFKVFMPTMKTTYAAAGIITFMSSWNNYLWPLIILQSPEKRTVPMLISNLGSSYTPDYGIIMTAIVISTIPTALVFFFMQKHFVAGMTGSVK, encoded by the coding sequence ATGAGTAAGTTAAAAAGTTTTTTCATATACTTGTTTCTAATCGTTGCAGCGATTGTCTCAATTTTCCCATTCTTATGGATGATTGTGAGTGCAACGAATACATCAGCAGATGTAACGCAAGGAACAATACTACCAGGTTCCCATCTTATTGAAAATATTAAAAACTTATTCGCCACTGTTGATATTGGACCAGCATTATGGAACTCAGCGAAAATTTCAATTTCAACAACGGTATTATCACTATTGATTGCCTCTTTAGCTGGTTACGGCTTTGAGATCTATCGTAGTAAGGCTAAAGATAGAGTATTCTCCATATTGCTGTTATCAATGATGATTCCATTCGCAGCAATTATGGTTCCTTTGTTCCAAATGTTTTCTAAAGTATCAGCAACTGCACCAGGTATTGGTGTGGATACATTAGCTGGGGTAATTCTACCTACGGTAACGACTGCATTCTTAATTTTCTTCTTCCGTCAAAACTCAAAAATGTTCCCGAAAGATCTTTTGGAAGCAGGTCGAATTGATGGATTGACAGAGCTTGGATTATTTTTCAAAGTATTCATGCCAACAATGAAAACTACTTATGCAGCAGCAGGTATTATTACGTTCATGTCAAGCTGGAACAACTATTTGTGGCCACTTATTATTCTTCAATCTCCAGAGAAGAGAACTGTACCAATGTTAATATCTAATCTAGGTTCAAGTTATACACCTGATTATGGTATTATTATGACAGCAATCGTTATTTCAACGATTCCTACAGCACTTGTATTCTTCTTTATGCAGAAGCATTTCGTGGCAGGTATGACAGGGTCTGTGAAATAA